A genomic stretch from Roseiconus lacunae includes:
- a CDS encoding DUF2141 domain-containing protein, whose product MPNPTIKLTSPEKRRKGQLKRAWKESHGTALLGFALSILVVGLVLIWFSPPKLEGPDLEVYVDGSVPAPELPENALLIRVATDQAVSTGPIRIAIYDSLESFGNPDKAIIKDALQPVDGFVVWEIDLDFLPDEFSIAAFHDLDNNGVLNRALLNAPVEPYGFSNNARNLFGPPTYDQTLVTRPTEPRVIEIRVY is encoded by the coding sequence ATGCCTAACCCAACGATCAAGTTAACATCGCCGGAAAAACGTCGCAAAGGCCAGTTGAAACGGGCGTGGAAAGAAAGCCACGGAACGGCGCTACTGGGGTTCGCGCTGTCAATCTTGGTGGTCGGCCTGGTGCTGATTTGGTTCAGTCCGCCTAAACTCGAAGGCCCCGATCTAGAAGTGTATGTTGACGGTTCGGTTCCCGCACCCGAACTGCCAGAAAACGCGCTGCTGATTCGGGTGGCGACCGATCAAGCGGTTTCGACCGGGCCGATTCGAATTGCGATCTACGATTCATTGGAATCGTTTGGCAATCCTGATAAAGCGATTATCAAAGACGCGCTTCAACCAGTCGATGGTTTTGTCGTTTGGGAAATCGATTTGGATTTTTTGCCCGACGAGTTTTCGATCGCCGCGTTTCATGATCTCGATAACAATGGTGTCTTGAACCGAGCGTTGCTCAATGCACCGGTCGAACCGTACGGTTTCTCCAACAACGCGCGTAACTTGTTCGGCCCGCCCACTTATGATCAAACTCTGGTGACTCGGCCGACCGAGCCGCGGGTGATTGAGATACGAGTGTATTGA
- the dcd gene encoding dCTP deaminase — MLLSCDEIRRRLEDGEIRIDPFDTDRLNPNSYNLALHHELLVYEEIVLDAAVPNRYRRLTIPDEGLTLQPNVLYLGRTVEYTETRRLVPMIQGRSSLGRLGLFINPGGSMGDVGYCGTWTLEMHCVQPVRIYRDMQVCQIFYQQLLGEGADYCSDKYQNSRDIQPSLIYREFGRRVDDSQLELNFGDSTRE; from the coding sequence GAAATTCGCCGACGTCTTGAAGACGGTGAGATTCGGATCGATCCGTTTGACACCGATCGGCTCAATCCCAACAGCTATAATCTGGCACTCCATCACGAGTTGTTGGTGTATGAAGAAATCGTTCTGGATGCCGCGGTTCCCAATCGCTATCGGCGGTTAACGATCCCCGACGAAGGTCTGACGTTGCAGCCCAACGTGCTCTACCTCGGACGCACCGTCGAGTACACCGAGACCCGCCGATTGGTTCCCATGATTCAGGGGCGCAGTTCGCTCGGGCGACTAGGGTTATTTATCAATCCCGGTGGATCGATGGGCGATGTTGGTTATTGTGGTACTTGGACGCTGGAAATGCACTGTGTCCAGCCGGTTCGGATTTACCGAGATATGCAAGTTTGTCAGATCTTTTATCAGCAATTGCTCGGCGAAGGGGCGGACTACTGCAGCGATAAGTACCAAAACAGTCGCGACATTCAACCCAGTTTGATCTATCGCGAATTCGGTCGTCGAGTAGACGATTCTCAGTTGGAATTAAACTTCGGTGATTCGACGCGAGAGTGA
- a CDS encoding ABC transporter permease: MLWLRPLLLTLELMSLSVAVAVAIGVTLAFALSLLRRENRLQAAVFWVCVIGIVGTLATPMVMHAAAWESTAGKFGWMSLTQTSARTYSGFAGRYSGMFACVWIHGLFGTAIVALATLYGTARIERAVIDLARCDGGPVWGWWRVRLPIARNWMVFSALATAVLAASEMTVVDLYGVRTVADEFYLFHAADPSWFSVFMVLVVPALIGVTLTAVAILRLFQPVNARIIDRGLKTSSEAEEAVGGFWQGLASLFALGVTTLMFAFPLLGVIIKAGQQTMVVNDGGQSVVRVIWSVRRTTTVLVRALQEFSGEYQTTLLLASCTAVLSALIAFLATSIAVERPRLRVYLDGLSVGCFLMPGPLVGLAIVRIFSVPLPGVSSLYQQSLVPTMIALSFRALPVAYWVMRVAFSGIDAAVTDSAKMDLKWRTRLWTIERPLIGRALGIAVTASAIVASGEVPSSLPVIPPGVVTVGTRLFGLLHSGARYQEASLAFWYLLFVVVAAVVLVRFVGGDGSAAIGSDRSNDVD; encoded by the coding sequence ATGCTTTGGCTGCGTCCGCTGCTGCTGACATTGGAGCTAATGTCGTTGTCGGTTGCCGTCGCGGTCGCAATTGGCGTCACGTTGGCCTTCGCGTTAAGCCTGCTGCGGCGAGAGAACCGTTTGCAAGCTGCTGTCTTTTGGGTTTGTGTGATTGGGATCGTCGGGACATTAGCCACGCCGATGGTCATGCACGCCGCTGCATGGGAATCGACAGCGGGAAAGTTCGGCTGGATGTCGCTGACGCAAACCTCCGCGCGAACGTACAGCGGGTTTGCCGGGCGATACAGCGGGATGTTCGCTTGTGTCTGGATCCATGGGCTATTTGGAACAGCGATCGTCGCTCTGGCAACGCTTTATGGCACGGCCCGTATCGAGCGGGCAGTGATTGATCTGGCACGATGTGACGGCGGTCCGGTTTGGGGCTGGTGGCGGGTACGGCTTCCGATCGCCAGAAACTGGATGGTCTTTTCCGCGTTGGCAACCGCAGTGCTCGCAGCATCTGAAATGACGGTTGTCGATCTCTATGGGGTGAGGACGGTCGCCGATGAGTTTTATTTATTTCATGCCGCCGACCCGTCATGGTTTTCGGTTTTCATGGTGCTGGTCGTTCCCGCTTTGATCGGTGTGACATTGACGGCGGTCGCAATCTTGCGTCTCTTTCAGCCCGTGAATGCTCGGATTATCGATCGTGGCTTGAAGACGTCATCGGAAGCGGAGGAAGCGGTCGGTGGATTCTGGCAGGGGCTCGCGTCGTTGTTCGCCCTCGGCGTGACGACGTTGATGTTTGCGTTTCCTCTGCTAGGGGTGATTATCAAAGCCGGGCAGCAGACAATGGTTGTCAATGACGGCGGCCAGTCGGTCGTCCGGGTCATTTGGAGCGTGCGAAGGACGACGACGGTTTTGGTACGGGCACTGCAGGAGTTTTCTGGTGAATACCAAACGACGCTGCTGCTGGCATCGTGCACCGCGGTGTTGAGTGCACTCATTGCTTTTCTCGCGACTTCGATTGCGGTAGAGCGACCACGTTTACGCGTCTACTTGGATGGCCTTTCGGTGGGCTGCTTTCTGATGCCAGGCCCTCTGGTGGGTTTGGCGATTGTGCGGATTTTTAGCGTTCCGTTGCCAGGGGTTTCGTCGCTCTATCAACAGTCGCTTGTTCCGACGATGATTGCACTGTCGTTTCGGGCACTACCGGTTGCCTACTGGGTGATGCGCGTTGCCTTCAGTGGTATTGATGCGGCGGTCACGGATTCGGCGAAAATGGATTTGAAATGGAGGACGCGACTGTGGACGATCGAACGCCCCCTAATCGGGCGAGCACTGGGGATTGCGGTCACCGCTTCGGCAATCGTCGCAAGCGGCGAGGTGCCATCGTCGTTGCCTGTGATCCCCCCTGGAGTCGTGACCGTGGGAACGCGTCTATTCGGTTTGCTTCACAGTGGGGCGAGGTACCAAGAGGCATCGCTGGCATTCTGGTACCTGCTGTTTGTCGTGGTCGCTGCCGTCGTCTTGGTGCGGTTCGTTGGGGGGGACGGAAGTGCAGCGATTGGAAGCGACCGATCCAATGACGTAGACTGA